The Deltaproteobacteria bacterium DNA window GCTAACTCCAGCCGGTCGGCCGGAAGTTTTTCGTAGTAGGAGGTATTATCTGTCGTGGTGAAGGCATTGGAGGTCCCGCCATTGGCCTGGATCATCCGGGAGAACTCTTCCGGGCCCAATTCTTTGGTTCCTTTGAACATCATGTGCTCGAAGAGGTGGGTAATCCCGGTGATACCTGGCCTTTCATACCGGGATCCCGCGGCGAAGTGAACCTGGTAAGAAACAATAGGCAAAGAATGGACTTCGCCTACAAGGAGATGCAGGCCATTGGCCAGCCGAAATTCTTTAAATTCCAGGAGTCTAATCAATTCATTCTTCCCAACGGATGCACTGGACCGGACAACTGTCAATGGCTTCCTGGATTTTCTCCTCGGATGCCCCGGTGGGGTTATAAATTTCCGACAGGTCTTGATCGTTTAGACGGAATACTCTCGAACATATTTCTGCGCCAAGCCCGCAGGAAATGTAATCATTCGGCTCCACATAAGGTATCCTGGCCATAGAGATTTCCCTTTCTCCTTTAGGCAATGAGAAAAAAATTGGAAGAAAACCTAAAAATTATAACATTGAGGATGGGGAATGTCATCCAATCAATTAATCTCGCCCGCTGCAACGGCATAAGCCCGCTCCCGACCATGAAATAGCCATTGCCTTATTTGGCCAAGCCAGGGGTCCTTCCTGCCCGAACCGGCACACCAACTGGGAGAAAGGGCCAATCTTCAAAACTAGGGGTGGGCAAGGTCAATTAATCCCAAGATGAACACCATCAGGATTGACTTGCCTTGGGCCTTAGGCAATAATGCATTCATTCGCAAGAAATAATTACTCCTTTCGACACGTACGCTGAGGATAAAGGGTAGAGGAAGATGACTCGGGTTTATCTCGTTCGGCACGGGACGACCGAATGGAACAAAGAGGAAATTTTCCGCGGCAGGGTGGACTGCCAACTTAACGAGACGGGCCGGGCCGAGGCTAAGGCTTTGGCCGAATATTTTCGGGATGCTAACTTGCATGGGGTTTACAGCAGCCCTCTTTCCCGCGCTGAGGAAACGGCCCGGGCCATCGCCGAAATGAAGGGTCTGCAGGTGATCCCCGAGGCGGCGTTTATCGACATCGACTTCGGTGAGTGGCACGGCCTCCCCTTAAGAGAAGTGAAAGAAAAATACCCCGACCTCTACCGGGCTTGGCGGGAGCGGCCGCAGGCCGTCACCTTTCCCGGAGGGGAGAATTTGGCTCAGGTGAAAGCTCGGGCCTGGGAAGGTCTCCAGCGGGTGGTGCGGGAGAACCCGGAAAAGACCGCCCTGATTGTCTCGCATCGCGTTGTTACCAAAATTCTGATCTGCGCGGTCCTGGACCTGGAGGACTCTCATTTCTGGCAGATCAAGCAGGATACCACAGCGGTCAACTGCTTTGAATACACCCGGGGAGTTTTCGTCATTTCTTTGATCAATGACACCTGCCATCTGCAAGCAATCCATTCCGGTGCTTGGAAAAAGGATTTTTAATGAAGCATTGGCGGCGAAAAGTATCTGCCTTCTGGGTCGAGCGGCTCCGTTTTCAGCTGAAGACGGCTTGGGACATCTTTTGGGAAGCCCGCCGGGCCTTTTCTCAGGATGGGTGTATGAATCTCTCGGCAGCCCTGGCCTTCTATTCGATTCTCTCTTTGATCCCTTTCCTGTTTTTACTGGTCTCGGCAGCGGGGTACATCCTCGGCTCTTCCGAGCAGGCTCACCAGATGGCCATGTCTTTTTTCGATCGTTTATTCCCTCAGGCTAGCACCCTAATATTCAGGGAAGTGCGAGCCATTTCGCAACGCGCTGGGGTTTTGGGTTGGGTGGGGTTTCTCTCCATGATCTGGACTGCCAGCGTTATTTTCTCCTCTTTGGAGTTTGCCATGGGCGTGGTCTTCCGGGTGGAGCGGAGGAGACCCTTCTGGAAGTCTAAATTACTTGCCCTCTCAATGATCCCGGCCTCGGCTCTGATTTTTTTCCTTTCTCTGTTTGTGACAGCTTTTGCCAAAGTCATGGAGACCTATGAATTTAAATTTTTTGGGTTAAACCTTATGCAATCCGACTTGTCCGAGTTTCTCGTGGGCTACCTCCTTCCCTATCTGGTTCTGGCGCTGGGTTTCACGGCCATTTACAAGATTATTCCGAATACAACGACTTCTTTTCGTCATGCTTTAGCTGGGGGGACGAGCTGCGCGTTTCTTTTCGAAGTCGCCAAACATTTTTTCACCTGGTATGTCGGGCGCTCCCACCAGTACAATATTATCTACGGGTCTTTGGAGGCCATCGTCATTCTGGTGGTTTGGGCCTCTTATTCATCGATCATTCTTTTATTCTGTGCCGAGGTGGTCTCGGCCTACCGCCGGCGGGATATCACTCTTTTGGAAAAAGCCTTTCTGTGAAACAAGGAAGATGATTTGAACCCAAGTGAAAAAGGCCAACGGGCCCGGTCTCTTTTCTTTTATGGGACCTTTCATTTTATTGATGACGGTTTTGCCGATTCCATTTATCTTCTCCTTCCTTTTATAGCGGCCGAATTACATCTCTCCTTCAGCGAGGTGGGGATCCTTAAAGGGGTCTTCTCGGGGGCCATGGGCCTCTTCCAGTTTCCTTTGAGCCTTCTGGGGGAGAGGGTAGGAGAATTGACGGTGGTCGCCAGCGGAACGCTCGGCCTGGCTGGGGGATTCTTGCTTTTGAGCATGGCCACCACTTTCCCGGCCATTATTCTCGCCCTCATTCTCGCCAAAGGAACAGCCGCAGGCCAACATGGTCTGAGTTCTGCCGTCCTCTCCCGGGTTTTTGAAGGCCCTGGGCGACGGGCAGCGATGGGAACATTTAATTTTTCGGGAGATGTAGGAAAAGTTTGTGTCCCCTTCTTATTGGCGATTTTAATTAATTTCGTAGGCTGGCGGTCGGCAGTATTCAGTCTGTCTATAGGCGGGATTATCCTGGGGACGATTCTCTGGACCCTGGCCAGGAAAAGTCAAGCCAGTCCACCGTTACCCCAAGCCAAGCAGGGGCAGGTTTCAGAAGGGAGTCGCTGGGGGATCAGCGATCCGCAGGGCTTTTCCGCTCTCCTCACCATCGGGATCATCGACATCTCTACCCGCACCGCTTTGCTCACTTTCCTCCCTTTTCTTCTGCTAAAGAAAGAGATTCCCGCTGCTCAGGTTGGTTTCGCCCTTACTCTTCTCTTTGCCGGAGGGGCGGTGGGGAAGTTTGCTTGCGGGGTACTGGCGGAATGGTTCGGGGTCATCCCCATGGTGGTAGTTACAGAAGCCCTCACCACTGCGGGAATATTATCTTTATTCTGGGCTCCTCTTTCAGCCGTCTGGATTCTTTTGCCGCTGGTGGGAGTGGTTCTGAACGGGACTTCTTCCGTACTCTATGCCACCGTTGCCGAGATCATCTCTCCCGCTGGTCGATCCCGGGGTTACGGCCTATACTACGCCATCACCTTAGGAGCAGGGGCCGTATCTCCAATCATTTATGGTTTGATCACTGATTCTTTGGGGCTTTCCTTTACGCTCATCAGCACAGGCCTGATGGCTTTGATCACCATTCCTCTGAGCCGCTATCTTTCCCGGGCTAA harbors:
- a CDS encoding YihY/virulence factor BrkB family protein, which encodes MKHWRRKVSAFWVERLRFQLKTAWDIFWEARRAFSQDGCMNLSAALAFYSILSLIPFLFLLVSAAGYILGSSEQAHQMAMSFFDRLFPQASTLIFREVRAISQRAGVLGWVGFLSMIWTASVIFSSLEFAMGVVFRVERRRPFWKSKLLALSMIPASALIFFLSLFVTAFAKVMETYEFKFFGLNLMQSDLSEFLVGYLLPYLVLALGFTAIYKIIPNTTTSFRHALAGGTSCAFLFEVAKHFFTWYVGRSHQYNIIYGSLEAIVILVVWASYSSIILLFCAEVVSAYRRRDITLLEKAFL
- a CDS encoding MFS transporter; translation: MNPSEKGQRARSLFFYGTFHFIDDGFADSIYLLLPFIAAELHLSFSEVGILKGVFSGAMGLFQFPLSLLGERVGELTVVASGTLGLAGGFLLLSMATTFPAIILALILAKGTAAGQHGLSSAVLSRVFEGPGRRAAMGTFNFSGDVGKVCVPFLLAILINFVGWRSAVFSLSIGGIILGTILWTLARKSQASPPLPQAKQGQVSEGSRWGISDPQGFSALLTIGIIDISTRTALLTFLPFLLLKKEIPAAQVGFALTLLFAGGAVGKFACGVLAEWFGVIPMVVVTEALTTAGILSLFWAPLSAVWILLPLVGVVLNGTSSVLYATVAEIISPAGRSRGYGLYYAITLGAGAVSPIIYGLITDSLGLSFTLISTGLMALITIPLSRYLSRAKAS
- a CDS encoding insulinase family protein produces the protein MIRLLEFKEFRLANGLHLLVGEVHSLPIVSYQVHFAAGSRYERPGITGITHLFEHMMFKGTKELGPEEFSRMIQANGGTSNAFTTTDNTSYYEKLPADRLELA
- a CDS encoding ferredoxin, with translation MARIPYVEPNDYISCGLGAEICSRVFRLNDQDLSEIYNPTGASEEKIQEAIDSCPVQCIRWEE
- a CDS encoding histidine phosphatase family protein; translated protein: MTRVYLVRHGTTEWNKEEIFRGRVDCQLNETGRAEAKALAEYFRDANLHGVYSSPLSRAEETARAIAEMKGLQVIPEAAFIDIDFGEWHGLPLREVKEKYPDLYRAWRERPQAVTFPGGENLAQVKARAWEGLQRVVRENPEKTALIVSHRVVTKILICAVLDLEDSHFWQIKQDTTAVNCFEYTRGVFVISLINDTCHLQAIHSGAWKKDF